From Methylocystis sp. ATCC 49242, one genomic window encodes:
- a CDS encoding methyl-accepting chemotaxis protein: MRNLSIGAGLVFRQFLFLTLLLMMGAAAYFGTMNVRDLTAAAADPANAAQTANLARAAYEAASSLSIELFVGTLVAGFLVVGVSVPTMHQTIAIPIKTIAKQMTDLAAGDTRIEVKDTDRQDEIGDISRALVVLRDAVRANNEMAAEIKARDDREERLRREAAIRDKVEHYSVELSATTAKLGDMTKRMAQSSEEMIVQERRARADSDFARTASTQAAADVASVATASEQLLAAIGEISRQAVESTAVVRQAVVETNGSAAEMLRLAAAANRVGDVVNLISRIAAQTNLLALNATIEAARAGEAGRGFAVVAQEVKSLATQTGKATQDIADQIAEIQAATDMSVTSIEKIKAKIAEVEHISAIITSAVHEQDAATKEIARSVRSAANSAGAMSAHAEQVASAMAQTGAGVEAMVSMAREIDQMARRMHAHTDELAKSLAS, translated from the coding sequence ATGCGCAATCTATCCATCGGCGCCGGCCTCGTCTTTCGCCAATTCCTGTTTCTGACCCTGCTGCTCATGATGGGCGCCGCCGCTTATTTCGGCACGATGAACGTTCGCGACCTCACCGCCGCGGCCGCCGATCCCGCCAACGCCGCCCAGACGGCGAATCTGGCCCGGGCGGCCTATGAGGCGGCGAGTTCGCTCTCCATTGAGCTTTTCGTGGGCACACTGGTCGCGGGCTTTCTCGTCGTGGGCGTGTCGGTGCCGACAATGCACCAGACCATCGCCATCCCGATCAAGACCATCGCCAAGCAGATGACCGACCTCGCCGCCGGCGACACCCGCATCGAGGTCAAGGACACGGATCGCCAGGACGAGATCGGCGACATTTCCCGCGCCCTGGTCGTGCTGCGCGACGCTGTGCGGGCCAACAACGAAATGGCCGCCGAGATCAAGGCGCGCGACGACCGAGAGGAGAGGCTGCGCCGCGAGGCCGCCATCCGCGACAAGGTGGAGCATTACTCCGTGGAGCTCTCCGCCACCACCGCCAAGCTCGGCGACATGACCAAACGCATGGCCCAGTCCTCGGAGGAAATGATCGTGCAGGAGCGCCGCGCCCGCGCCGATAGCGATTTCGCCCGCACCGCGTCGACGCAGGCGGCCGCCGACGTGGCCTCCGTCGCCACGGCCTCCGAGCAGTTGCTCGCCGCAATCGGCGAGATCAGCCGTCAGGCTGTCGAATCGACCGCCGTCGTGCGTCAGGCCGTCGTCGAGACCAATGGCTCCGCCGCAGAAATGTTGCGGCTGGCCGCGGCCGCCAACCGGGTGGGCGACGTGGTGAATCTCATCTCCCGCATCGCCGCCCAGACCAATCTGCTGGCGCTCAACGCCACCATCGAGGCGGCGCGCGCGGGCGAGGCGGGCCGCGGCTTCGCGGTCGTGGCGCAGGAGGTAAAGAGCCTCGCCACCCAGACCGGCAAAGCGACGCAGGACATCGCCGACCAGATCGCGGAAATTCAGGCCGCGACGGACATGTCGGTGACCTCCATCGAGAAGATCAAGGCCAAGATTGCGGAGGTGGAGCACATCTCCGCGATCATCACCTCGGCCGTGCACGAACAGGACGCCGCCACCAAGGAAATCGCCCGCAGCGTGCGCTCGGCCGCGAATAGCGCCGGCGCCATGTCGGCCCACGCAGAGCAGGTGGCGAGCGCCATGGCGCAAACCGGCGCGGGGGTGGAAGCGATGGTTTCCATGGCCCGGGAGATCGACCAGATGGCCCGCCGCATGCACGCGCACACCGACGAGCTGGCCAAGAGCCTCGCGAGCTGA
- the gshB gene encoding glutathione synthase — translation MLEVAVQMDPLERINFAGDSTFALMLEAKRRGHRLWFYTPDQLSLEGGRLTARAHHIDVFDDPDRYYTLGEAREIDLIEMDVALLRQDPPFDLAYITSTHFLERIQSRVLVVNDPAHVRNAPEKVFVMEFADLMPPTVITRDRAAIERFRATYGDIVMKPLYGHGGAAVFKVTPRDPNFGSLFDMFHTTFREPWVVQQFLPEVARGDKRILLIDGVAMGAINRVPAQDDIRSNMVRGGAAAATELDAREQEICARLGPELKRRGLLFVGIDVIDGHLTEINVTSPTGLRALKRVGGPDLAVPLFDAIEARLKALRAG, via the coding sequence ATGTTAGAGGTCGCGGTCCAGATGGACCCATTGGAGCGGATCAATTTCGCGGGCGATTCGACCTTCGCCCTGATGCTGGAGGCGAAGCGCCGGGGCCATCGCCTGTGGTTCTACACCCCCGACCAGCTCTCGCTGGAGGGCGGGCGGCTGACCGCGCGCGCCCATCACATCGACGTCTTCGACGATCCCGACCGTTATTACACGCTGGGGGAGGCGCGCGAGATCGACCTGATCGAGATGGACGTGGCGCTCCTGCGGCAGGACCCGCCCTTCGACCTCGCCTATATCACCTCGACGCATTTCCTCGAGCGCATCCAGTCGCGCGTGCTCGTGGTCAACGACCCGGCCCATGTGCGCAACGCGCCCGAAAAAGTCTTCGTGATGGAGTTCGCGGACCTCATGCCGCCGACCGTCATCACCCGGGACCGCGCCGCTATCGAACGTTTCCGCGCGACATATGGCGACATCGTCATGAAGCCGCTCTACGGCCATGGCGGCGCGGCCGTCTTCAAGGTCACGCCGCGCGATCCGAATTTCGGCTCGCTCTTCGACATGTTCCACACGACCTTCCGCGAGCCCTGGGTGGTGCAGCAATTCCTGCCCGAGGTCGCCAGGGGCGACAAGCGCATCCTGCTCATCGACGGCGTGGCGATGGGCGCGATCAACCGCGTGCCGGCGCAGGACGACATCCGCTCAAACATGGTGCGCGGCGGCGCTGCGGCGGCGACCGAACTCGACGCCCGCGAGCAGGAAATTTGCGCGCGCCTCGGGCCGGAGCTGAAAAGGCGCGGCCTGCTTTTCGTCGGCATCGACGTGATCGACGGGCATCTGACAGAGATCAACGTCACCTCGCCGACAGGTCTGCGCGCGCTAAAACGGGTGGGCGGGCCGGATCTTGCCGTGCCGCTCTTCGACGCAATCGAGGCGCGGCTCAAAGCGCTGCGCGCGGGATGA